The genomic segment TTTTTTTCATCAAGTCCTAGTATAGAAAATCACAATTAGATTTAAACCCATAAGAGATAATAAAAGAGTGACCAAATGGGTACATTCTCCCATGGGTCGAATTTTAACTCCAACTGAAAATGAAACCTTTTATTATTGTTTGTGCTTTAGGTAGAACAGGTTATAAGATTTATAACTTATTAAAGCAACAGGGGGCTAATGTGGTGGGAATTAGCGATCGCCCCTTAACTACCCAAGAAAATGATCATATCATTGTCGGTAATATGAGATCCCCCCAAGTGTTAATGGAGGCAGGTATTAACCAAGCCCATACCATTGTCTTAGCCAGTAATGACGATGCTTTAAATGTGGCTATTCTTACCCAAGCACGAACTCTTAATCCCAAAATTAGAATCATTAACCGTCTCTACAATCGTACCTTAGGAGCGAGATTAGATAATACCCTCCCCGATCACTTTACCATGAGTGTTCCAGCCCTTGCCGCCCCTATCTTTGCTTTTACTGCCACAGGAAACAGGGCGATCGGGCATCTAAAATTATTAGATAAAACTTGGGCGCTACAAGAACAAGTAATTGATCAAAATCATCCTTGGTTAGGGTTAAAATTATCAGAGCTTTGGGATAACCTCGAGCAAATGTTAATTTACTATTTACCCAAACATGGAGAAATTGATCTTGTTTCCGCCGTTATCGAGGGTAAAAGTCTCGAATTAGGGGATCATTTAATCGTTGCCACTAAAACCAAAATAAATAATAAATCAAGAAGTTTTCTTCTTAAATGCTTAAAGGTTTTTCTCAATATCGGTAAATATAAACAATATGCCCGTCCTGTAATAGTTGTTACCCTCGTACTATTATCACTCATATTCCTAGCCACCTTTACTTACGTTTTTGTCAATTGGAACATTTCTCCCGTTGACGCCTTATATTTTAGTGTAGGTATGATTACAGGGGCAGGAGGTAAGGAAGAAGTAGCCGAAAATGCTCCAGATATAATTAAAATATTTACTGCCCTCATGATGATTGTGGGTGCTGGAATCATCGGCATTTGTTATGCTCTTATAAATGATTTTGTCCTCGGTAGTCGTCTCAAACAATCTTGGGATGTAGCACAAATTCCCAGCAAAAATCATTACATCATCTGTGGATTAGGCAATGTGGGCATTGAAATTGTTCGAGAATTACACCGTCAAGGGCAAGATGTTGTAGTTATTGAACCAGATCCCAATAATCGTTTTCTTCATTCTGTACGTTCTTTAGGCATACCCATTATCGTTGAAGATGCCACTTTATCTGATACCCTCAATACCGCTAATGTGCAAAGGGCGATCGCTTTGTTAGTATTAACCAGTAATGATATGTTAAACGTAGAAATAGCCCTAACTGTCAAAGCCCTTGCCCCCCAACTACCCGTAACCTTAAGAGTACAAGAAAGTCAATTTGCTCAATCAGTTCAAGACGTATTTCAATTTGAAACAGTCCTATCCCCGTCCGACTTAGCAACCCACTCCTTTGCCGCCGCGGCTCTTGGAGGCAGAATTCTCGGCAATGGCATGACTCAAGATCTACTTTGGGTAGCTCTTGCCACTATGATTACACCCAATCACCCCTTCTGTGGTCAAGAAATCAAAAATATCGCTAGTCAAGCCGATTTAGTCCCTCTTTACCTAACAAGA from the Cyanobacterium stanieri LEGE 03274 genome contains:
- a CDS encoding potassium channel family protein is translated as MKPFIIVCALGRTGYKIYNLLKQQGANVVGISDRPLTTQENDHIIVGNMRSPQVLMEAGINQAHTIVLASNDDALNVAILTQARTLNPKIRIINRLYNRTLGARLDNTLPDHFTMSVPALAAPIFAFTATGNRAIGHLKLLDKTWALQEQVIDQNHPWLGLKLSELWDNLEQMLIYYLPKHGEIDLVSAVIEGKSLELGDHLIVATKTKINNKSRSFLLKCLKVFLNIGKYKQYARPVIVVTLVLLSLIFLATFTYVFVNWNISPVDALYFSVGMITGAGGKEEVAENAPDIIKIFTALMMIVGAGIIGICYALINDFVLGSRLKQSWDVAQIPSKNHYIICGLGNVGIEIVRELHRQGQDVVVIEPDPNNRFLHSVRSLGIPIIVEDATLSDTLNTANVQRAIALLVLTSNDMLNVEIALTVKALAPQLPVTLRVQESQFAQSVQDVFQFETVLSPSDLATHSFAAAALGGRILGNGMTQDLLWVALATMITPNHPFCGQEIKNIASQADLVPLYLTRENKNIHSWQLLDIQLKENDVLYLTIPANRLDELWRMDSFASILIHH